A region of the Candidatus Acetothermia bacterium genome:
ACCCCGAAAACCTCAAGGTGACGCGCCCCGGGGACCTCGCCCTCGCCGCGCGCCTCCTCGGGGAGTCCGACTAGGTAGCGGGCCAATCGTCACACAGGCTGCTAGTCCTCGGCCCAGGCGGGCATGGCCCGCATGTAGTGAGCGGCCCGGTCCATCGCCTGGTTGTCGGTGATCCCCGGCTGCCAGCCCTTGAGCCACTCGGCGATGCCCTTCTGGACCTCAGCCCGAGGTTTGAGCTTCCCCGCGGCGTCGGTGCAGTACGTGCAGTACCGATCCGCCGGGCCCTTGAAACCAGGCGCCGAGAGGGACGCCCCGCACGAGGCACAGTAGACCCCCGGCGAGGGGGCGGTCAGCCGAGCCGGCGCCTGAGCTCGGCCAGGAGGGCCAGGGCCTCGAGCGGGGTGAGGCGTTCCGGATCCAGGCGTCGGAGGTCGGCCAGCACCGGGTGGTCGTCCCCGCCGAACAGGGGGAGCTGTTCCCCCTGCCCACCCCGGGGCGTGGGGGCAGCCCGCTCGAGCTCGGCCAGGACTCGCCCAGCCTCGCCCAGGATCACCTCGGGCAGCCCGGCCAACTTGGCCACGTGTACCCCATAGCTGCGCTCGGCGACTCCGGGCAGCACCCGGTACAAGAACACCACCTCGCCCCTCCACTCCCGCACCGCGGCGTGGAGGTTCATCGCCCCCGGCACCTCCTCCGCGAGGCGGGACAGCTCTCGATAATGCGTGGCGAACAGGGTCTTACACCGCACCCGTTCCGCAAGGTACCGAGCGATGGCCCACGCCAGGGCCATCCCGTCGTGGGTGCTCGTTCCCCGGCCGAGCTCATCCAGGATCACCAGCGACCGCTCGGTGGCCCCGGAGAGGATCTCCGCCGCTTCTCGCATCTCGGCCATGAACGTGGACAGGCCCTCGGTCAGGGCATCGGACGCCCCAACCCGGGTGTAGATGCGGTCGAACACGGGGAGCTCGGCTTCTCGGGCCGGGACGAACGACCCCATCTGGGCCAAAAGCGCGATCAGGGCCACCTGCCGCAAGAACACCGACTTCCCGGCCATGTTCGGCCCGGTGACCACCGCCAACCGCACCCCCTCCCCCATGTCGAGGTCGTTGGACACGAACTGGACCACCTCCTCGACCATGGGGTGGCGGCCCTCGCGGATGCGCATCGCCGCCCGATCGGTGAACCGAGGTCGGCTGTAGCCCCGGCGGTGGGCGACCTCGGCCAGCGACCGCAGGACGTCCAGCTCGGCCAGCGCTTCCCCAACCCGGGCCAGAGCCGGGATCTCCGCCCGGACCCGGTCGCCGAGGACGCGAAACAGGTCCTCCTCAGCCGCCCGCGCCTCCTCCTCGACCGCCGTCAGCCGGTCGGCCAGGGCGGCAAGCTCCCCGGATGTGAACCGCTCCCCGTTGGCACACGACTGGCGGCGGCGCCAATCCGCCGGCACCTTCCCGAGATGGGCTCGGGTGACCTCGAAGTAGTAGCCGAACATCCGGTTGTACCCGACCTTGAGGCTCCCGATCCCGGTGCGGCGGCGTTCCTTCCCCTCCAGGGCGGTGATCTCCTCCCGCAGCCGGCGGGCCTCGGCGCGGAGCCCATCAAGCCGGGCGTTGTACCCCTCTCGGATGACCCAACCCTGGTCCAGGGACGGGGGTGGGGCGTCCACCAGCGCCCGGCGGATCTCGTCGGCCAGCGCGGCTGGGGCCGCGTCCAGCGCTCCGGCGATGGCCGCCAGCCGCCCCGGAAGAGGATCGGCCACGCCGCGGAGCGTGGATGCCAGGCCCTGGGCGGCGTCCAGCGTCCGCCCGAGGACGGCGAGGTCGACGGGGGTGGGCGCTCCCACGCTGACCCGCCCGAGGAGGCGGGGGAGATCGCCCGCCCGGGCCAAGGCCCGGCCCAACTCCTCCCATGCCCCGGATCGGACCAGGGCGTCCACCGCGTCCAGCCGGGCCGCGATCGCCGGGAGGTCCCGGAGAGGGGCGAGGATCCATCGGCGCAGCAGCCGTCTCCCCATGGGCGTCTTCGTCCGGTCAAGGACGGAGAGCAGGGTCAGGCGGCCCTCCGGCCGCAGGGGGGCGATGAGCTCCAGGGACCGTTGGGTGAAGGCGTCCAGGGCCATGGCCTCGTCGGCCGGGCGCAGGGCCGGGGCCCGCAGGTGGGCGAGCTCGCCCACGGTGTACGCGAGGTAGGCGACCAGCGCCCCCGCGGCCCGGGCGGCGAGCGGCGCCTCCGCAAGGGCCCTCGGGAACCGTTGCTGCAGCAGGTCCAGGGAGAAGTCGCCGGCGGGGCGGGGGGTGCGCGCCCCGGGGAGGTCGGCCGGAGGGGACCAGCCCTCGGGGAAGA
Encoded here:
- the mutS gene encoding DNA mismatch repair protein MutS, whose protein sequence is MELTPMMRQYHAMKARYPGAILFFQLGDFYETFFEDAEVVARELEITLTARDGAPMAGVPVRKAALYVARLLRRGYKVALCPQLERPGKGKALLRREVVRVLTPGTAIEEGVLDADQDTLLAAVWPEGDRVGAAWAEAASGEFWAEELGFADLPQLAARLPVREWIFPEGWSPPADLPGARTPRPAGDFSLDLLQQRFPRALAEAPLAARAAGALVAYLAYTVGELAHLRAPALRPADEAMALDAFTQRSLELIAPLRPEGRLTLLSVLDRTKTPMGRRLLRRWILAPLRDLPAIAARLDAVDALVRSGAWEELGRALARAGDLPRLLGRVSVGAPTPVDLAVLGRTLDAAQGLASTLRGVADPLPGRLAAIAGALDAAPAALADEIRRALVDAPPPSLDQGWVIREGYNARLDGLRAEARRLREEITALEGKERRRTGIGSLKVGYNRMFGYYFEVTRAHLGKVPADWRRRQSCANGERFTSGELAALADRLTAVEEEARAAEEDLFRVLGDRVRAEIPALARVGEALAELDVLRSLAEVAHRRGYSRPRFTDRAAMRIREGRHPMVEEVVQFVSNDLDMGEGVRLAVVTGPNMAGKSVFLRQVALIALLAQMGSFVPAREAELPVFDRIYTRVGASDALTEGLSTFMAEMREAAEILSGATERSLVILDELGRGTSTHDGMALAWAIARYLAERVRCKTLFATHYRELSRLAEEVPGAMNLHAAVREWRGEVVFLYRVLPGVAERSYGVHVAKLAGLPEVILGEAGRVLAELERAAPTPRGGQGEQLPLFGGDDHPVLADLRRLDPERLTPLEALALLAELRRRLG